One genomic segment of Culturomica massiliensis includes these proteins:
- a CDS encoding protease inhibitor I42 family protein: protein MKVNEIFTVEREVSPSIGTNYFLVRLEGGLALLEEGTRSEPGEYRIGAPLKKYFVFKCLEPGEAAIQFAFFRASSPDDLLYEEVLPIQIEKNADFDSTLPGGWSPRRPLTEEDRKLFETVMKGWCGATYDPICVSSQIVAGTNYRFTCKVTTATEISKTYHAIVAVFEPLPNEGKPYITDIIRLLGV, encoded by the coding sequence ATGAAAGTAAATGAAATTTTTACTGTTGAACGGGAAGTAAGCCCGAGTATCGGTACCAATTATTTTTTGGTCCGTTTAGAAGGAGGATTAGCTCTCCTGGAAGAAGGTACACGTTCGGAACCCGGAGAATATCGCATAGGTGCTCCGTTGAAAAAATACTTTGTATTTAAATGTCTCGAGCCGGGGGAAGCGGCCATTCAATTTGCATTTTTCAGGGCCTCTTCTCCCGATGATCTGCTTTATGAAGAAGTGCTTCCGATTCAAATCGAAAAAAATGCCGATTTCGATTCTACGCTTCCCGGAGGCTGGAGTCCCAGGCGTCCTTTGACAGAAGAAGATCGGAAACTGTTCGAAACAGTAATGAAGGGGTGGTGCGGAGCTACATACGATCCGATTTGCGTTTCGAGTCAAATCGTAGCAGGCACAAATTACCGTTTTACCTGCAAAGTGACTACTGCAACGGAAATTTCTAAAACATACCATGCTATCGTTGCTGTATTTGAGCCCCTCCCGAATGAAGGGAAACCTTATATCACAGATATTATCCGTTTGTTAGGTGTATAA
- a CDS encoding glycosyltransferase, whose translation MKILQVITSLRMGGAEKLIADMVPLYREHGYEADILLFDGSDTPLKKELEEKGIRVFQVGRSTKVYNPLFILKLVPYLRQYDIVHTHNTACQYFVALAKLISGSRVRLVTTEHSTTNRRRETRWFRLVDRWMYGCYNAIITISGKATDMLSSYLAKAGKIYTVYNGIHLPVFFNAGPFAKNEIMAGEFFLVSMVAGFREEKDQDTLIRAMALLPDNYSLCLVGDGVRRPVCEKLVKKLGLERRVVFLGVRNDVPRLLKTSDVVVMSSHWEGFGLAAVEGMAAGKPVVASDVPGLAQVVDGAGILFPVEDARALAFHIEHLMNDQSWYQQIAGLCLQRASEYDIRKTVDAYEKIYEDLYKGRI comes from the coding sequence ATGAAAATATTGCAGGTCATCACTTCTCTCCGGATGGGTGGGGCAGAGAAACTGATTGCGGATATGGTGCCTTTGTACCGGGAGCATGGTTATGAAGCGGATATTTTGCTTTTTGACGGAAGCGACACTCCTTTAAAAAAGGAGTTGGAGGAAAAAGGAATCCGGGTGTTCCAGGTGGGACGCAGTACAAAAGTTTATAATCCGTTGTTTATATTGAAATTAGTTCCTTATTTGAGGCAATATGATATCGTTCATACCCATAATACGGCGTGCCAATATTTTGTAGCACTTGCGAAGCTGATTTCCGGCAGTCGTGTACGATTGGTCACGACAGAGCATAGTACGACTAACAGGAGACGGGAAACCCGGTGGTTTCGTCTGGTGGATAGATGGATGTACGGTTGTTATAATGCTATAATTACTATTTCCGGTAAAGCGACAGACATGCTGTCGTCTTATCTGGCGAAGGCCGGGAAAATATATACCGTATATAATGGCATTCACCTGCCTGTGTTTTTTAATGCCGGACCGTTCGCTAAAAATGAAATAATGGCGGGAGAGTTTTTTTTAGTGTCTATGGTTGCCGGTTTTCGGGAAGAAAAGGATCAGGATACGCTTATCCGGGCAATGGCTTTACTTCCTGACAATTATTCCCTGTGCCTGGTCGGAGATGGAGTCCGTCGTCCTGTTTGTGAAAAATTGGTGAAAAAACTGGGGCTGGAGAGGCGGGTTGTTTTCCTGGGAGTAAGGAATGATGTGCCCCGTTTATTGAAAACTTCCGATGTCGTAGTTATGTCCTCGCATTGGGAAGGATTCGGGTTGGCAGCGGTAGAAGGTATGGCTGCCGGTAAGCCGGTTGTTGCTTCGGATGTTCCGGGGCTGGCTCAGGTCGTCGACGGAGCCGGAATTTTATTCCCTGTTGAGGATGCCCGGGCACTGGCCTTTCATATTGAGCATTTGATGAATGATCAGTCCTGGTATCAGCAGATTGCCGGGTTGTGCCTGCAACGGGCTTCTGAATATGATATCCGGAAAACCGTGGATGCTTATGAAAAGATTTACGAGGATTTATATAAAGGCCGGATTTAA
- a CDS encoding SDR family oxidoreductase yields the protein MRKVLVTGGAGFIGSNLCEALLGQGDEVCCLDNFATGKIGNLLPLLQRYPERFRLIVGDIRKPEDCRKAVEGMEYVLHEAALGSVPRSIDDPVTTNEVNVTGFLNMLVASRDAGIKRFVFAASSSTYGDSKELPKTEDVIGRPLSPYAVTKYVNELYAGVFAGTYGLEYVGLRYFNVFGRRQDPFGAYAAVIPLFVKKLMAHESPVINGNGEYSRDFTYIDNVVQMNILAMTAENPEAVNQIYNTAFGERTTLNQLTGYLKEFLSEFDPEIANIEIQHGPNRVGDIPHSLACIDKAKDLLGYNPQYSMRDGLKEAVKWYWENI from the coding sequence ATGCGAAAGGTATTGGTTACTGGTGGGGCCGGTTTTATCGGTTCCAATCTTTGTGAGGCTTTGCTCGGGCAAGGCGATGAGGTTTGTTGTCTGGATAATTTTGCTACCGGGAAGATCGGGAATTTACTTCCGTTATTGCAGCGGTATCCGGAACGTTTCCGGCTGATTGTCGGAGATATCCGGAAACCGGAAGATTGCCGGAAAGCGGTGGAGGGAATGGAATATGTACTGCACGAGGCAGCTTTGGGTTCCGTCCCCCGGAGTATCGACGATCCGGTGACGACCAATGAAGTGAACGTCACTGGTTTTCTGAATATGCTGGTGGCGTCGCGTGATGCAGGCATAAAAAGGTTTGTTTTTGCGGCAAGTTCGTCCACTTACGGCGATTCGAAGGAATTGCCTAAAACGGAGGACGTGATAGGCCGTCCTTTGTCTCCTTATGCCGTGACCAAGTATGTAAACGAACTGTATGCCGGTGTATTTGCGGGAACCTATGGGTTGGAATATGTCGGTTTGCGTTATTTCAATGTGTTCGGCCGCCGTCAGGACCCTTTCGGAGCCTATGCAGCCGTAATTCCTTTGTTCGTAAAAAAATTGATGGCACATGAAAGCCCGGTTATCAACGGGAACGGAGAGTATAGCCGTGATTTCACCTATATCGACAATGTTGTCCAAATGAATATACTGGCCATGACGGCTGAAAATCCGGAGGCTGTGAATCAAATCTATAATACAGCTTTCGGAGAACGTACAACATTGAATCAATTGACCGGTTATTTAAAAGAATTTCTGAGCGAATTCGATCCTGAGATCGCAAATATAGAAATTCAACATGGCCCCAACCGGGTCGGGGATATTCCGCATTCGCTTGCTTGTATTGATAAGGCCAAAGATCTGCTTGGCTATAATCCGCAATATTCAATGCGGGATGGTTTGAAAGAGGCCGTGAAATGGTACTGGGAGAATATTTGA
- a CDS encoding Coenzyme F420 hydrogenase/dehydrogenase, beta subunit C-terminal domain — protein MLQIKEKKDCCGCEACIQRCPQQCIAVREDSEGFLYPVVDEGRCTDCGLCERVCPGLQPGEPREPLKVYAAKNPDEKVRIQSSSGGIFSLLAEQVIRAGGVVFGARFDGRWEVVLDYTEAMEGLEAFRGSKYVQSRTGETYRQAETFLRAGRKVLFCGTPCQIAGLKLFLRKEYENLLTVDFICHGVPSPGVWRKYLQEIAARRAAGKNTVLSASLNTSDDISQNISSISFRDKALGWKKFSFVVRLSATDGAEKNSVLLSECFSKNLFMRGFLTNLYLRPSCYACPAKSFRSGSDMTIGDFWGVECVLPDFDDDKGISGVMLNTRKAEVLWKSIPVDCKSVLYPQLYRANPALEMSAKESGNRKLFVWKEGQLLLPLIERLTRESRWKKLKAGSRFCLRVFLQKTGLFHTVISIIRKCKI, from the coding sequence ATGCTTCAGATAAAAGAAAAAAAGGATTGTTGCGGCTGTGAAGCTTGTATTCAGCGTTGCCCGCAGCAGTGTATTGCTGTGCGTGAGGATTCAGAAGGATTTCTTTATCCGGTGGTGGACGAAGGAAGGTGTACGGATTGCGGCTTATGTGAGAGGGTGTGTCCCGGGCTTCAGCCGGGAGAGCCCCGTGAGCCGTTGAAAGTATATGCTGCCAAAAATCCGGATGAGAAGGTGCGTATACAGAGCTCTTCCGGAGGAATTTTTAGTTTGCTGGCGGAGCAGGTGATCCGTGCCGGAGGAGTGGTGTTCGGAGCCCGTTTTGACGGGCGGTGGGAAGTGGTTCTCGATTATACGGAGGCGATGGAAGGGTTGGAGGCTTTCCGTGGTTCGAAATATGTGCAGAGCAGGACAGGTGAAACGTACAGGCAGGCTGAGACGTTTTTGAGGGCGGGCAGGAAGGTTTTGTTTTGCGGAACACCCTGTCAGATTGCCGGATTGAAGCTTTTTTTGCGAAAGGAATATGAGAATTTACTGACAGTTGATTTTATTTGCCACGGTGTGCCTTCTCCGGGAGTTTGGCGGAAGTATCTCCAGGAAATAGCCGCCCGCAGGGCCGCTGGAAAAAATACAGTTTTGTCTGCATCTTTAAATACAAGTGATGATATATCACAGAATATTTCTTCCATTTCATTCAGGGATAAGGCATTAGGCTGGAAAAAATTCAGTTTTGTTGTCCGTCTCTCCGCGACGGACGGAGCGGAGAAAAATTCAGTTTTGTTGTCCGAATGTTTCTCTAAAAATCTTTTTATGCGGGGATTTTTGACAAATCTCTATCTGCGGCCTTCGTGTTATGCCTGCCCTGCAAAATCGTTCCGGTCGGGTAGTGATATGACTATCGGCGATTTTTGGGGTGTAGAGTGTGTTTTGCCGGATTTCGATGACGACAAAGGAATCAGCGGGGTTATGCTCAATACCCGGAAAGCGGAAGTATTGTGGAAAAGTATTCCGGTGGATTGTAAAAGCGTTTTATACCCGCAATTATACCGGGCCAATCCTGCCTTGGAAATGTCTGCGAAAGAATCCGGGAACCGGAAATTGTTTGTGTGGAAAGAAGGGCAGCTGCTCCTTCCTTTGATAGAACGTTTGACTCGTGAAAGTCGGTGGAAAAAGCTGAAGGCTGGCAGCCGGTTTTGTTTGCGTGTTTTTTTGCAAAAAACGGGCTTGTTTCATACGGTTATCTCAATTATAAGAAAGTGTAAAATATGA
- a CDS encoding oligosaccharide flippase family protein — MAVNQLKAGAFLSYVSIGLNNLVGLLYIPFMLRMMGQNEYGLYALVASVIAYLTVLDLGFGNAIVRYTAKFRAEGKMTEQYDMFGMFLLLYSLIGLIAFLIGLGLYFNVNALFDRSMTAEDLDKIRIMMLLMTLNLAFTFPLSIFGSIITAYEDFVFQKLVNIVRIILNPLVMIILLLMGYRAIGMVVVTTLFNIATLLVNCWYCFHRIHIRICLGRFQWGFLKEVSIYSFWIFLNAIMDRIYWSTGQFILGIYKGAATVAVYAVAIQLQGIYMSFSTAISGVFLPRVTAMVTKENNEKAISDLFIRTGRIQYIVMAFMLTGFILFGRPFIHLWAGTDYDEAYYIALLFFVPLTVPLIQNLGITILQARNQMRFRSLLYVVIALVSLGISIPMARLYGGIGCALGIAFALVCGQIIAMNIYYHKRIHIEIIRFWIEIAKMSPIPLGLGIIFYFFLRCIPLDTVWQLGLGIVVFTVIYIPLFWFMGMNQYERDLFSAPVKKILGKCFR, encoded by the coding sequence ATGGCTGTAAACCAATTGAAAGCCGGAGCTTTCCTTTCCTATGTGTCCATAGGATTGAATAATCTGGTCGGATTACTCTATATCCCTTTTATGTTGCGGATGATGGGGCAGAATGAGTACGGTTTGTATGCATTGGTGGCTTCCGTTATTGCCTATCTGACGGTGTTGGATCTGGGGTTCGGGAATGCCATCGTGCGTTATACCGCTAAATTCAGAGCAGAGGGAAAAATGACCGAGCAGTATGATATGTTCGGTATGTTTCTGTTGTTGTATAGTCTGATCGGTTTGATAGCGTTTCTGATCGGTTTGGGTTTGTATTTCAATGTCAATGCCTTGTTTGACCGTTCAATGACAGCGGAGGATTTGGACAAAATACGGATTATGATGCTCCTGATGACGCTGAATCTGGCTTTTACCTTTCCCCTGAGCATCTTTGGTTCTATAATAACCGCCTATGAAGATTTTGTTTTTCAGAAACTGGTAAATATTGTACGCATTATATTGAACCCTCTGGTTATGATCATACTGCTGCTGATGGGATACCGGGCCATAGGTATGGTTGTCGTAACGACCTTGTTCAATATAGCAACACTCCTCGTCAATTGCTGGTATTGTTTTCATAGAATTCATATCCGGATTTGTCTGGGACGTTTTCAATGGGGATTCCTAAAGGAAGTGAGTATCTATTCTTTCTGGATTTTTCTGAATGCCATCATGGACCGGATTTATTGGAGTACCGGTCAGTTTATACTGGGTATTTACAAGGGGGCTGCAACCGTGGCTGTTTATGCTGTGGCGATTCAGTTGCAGGGAATATATATGAGTTTTTCAACTGCCATTTCAGGCGTTTTTTTACCCAGGGTGACAGCCATGGTAACGAAAGAGAACAATGAGAAAGCCATATCGGATTTGTTTATCCGTACGGGGCGGATTCAATATATCGTAATGGCTTTTATGCTGACGGGGTTTATTTTATTCGGACGTCCTTTTATTCATTTATGGGCCGGGACAGATTACGATGAGGCTTATTACATAGCCCTGCTTTTTTTTGTTCCGTTGACGGTTCCGTTGATTCAGAATCTGGGAATTACCATTCTTCAGGCCCGGAATCAGATGCGTTTCCGTTCTTTGCTTTATGTGGTGATCGCTTTGGTCAGTTTAGGTATTTCTATTCCTATGGCAAGGCTTTATGGAGGGATTGGTTGTGCTTTGGGAATAGCTTTTGCTCTTGTATGTGGCCAGATTATAGCTATGAATATCTATTATCACAAAAGGATTCATATTGAAATTATCCGGTTTTGGATAGAGATTGCGAAGATGTCTCCTATACCTTTGGGATTAGGGATTATATTTTATTTTTTTTTAAGATGCATACCTCTGGATACTGTCTGGCAGCTGGGGTTAGGTATAGTTGTATTTACCGTAATTTATATACCTCTTTTTTGGTTTATGGGTATGAATCAATATGAGCGTGATTTGTTTTCAGCTCCTGTAAAAAAAATACTGGGAAAATGCTTCAGATAA
- a CDS encoding polysaccharide pyruvyl transferase family protein, translated as MKIGILTFHFGNNYGGLLQCYALQEVLKRAGYEVEIINYRPGSFSFCRRVCNKIKSINSWKVLAGLFREYFLSCLRSGHSQKNKDVEDILTEFDLFREKYLHLSSPVTEQNIGEWCAQRYDAIVVGSDQVWTSLYEKKYIYFLDWKPEFPGKRISYAACSAHEYVRKKQADLLSVLLGKFDYLSVRDMTTARLIKQITGKEPDIVPDPTLIYDFKEFVTDIPVQPYILTYILGSEITGGHEEALKRIKGKYGCLKVISVHLPQGKNDIRFYADENHYTISPEKWVDLFAHASFVYTDSFHGIMFAVKFHIPFVAYYANLIRASRLLDLKERCSVSNIINRTADITEANMKAVEFDDLKVDFDKLLKVD; from the coding sequence ATGAAAATAGGTATCCTTACTTTTCATTTTGGTAATAATTATGGCGGATTGTTGCAGTGTTATGCTTTGCAGGAAGTTTTGAAACGGGCAGGGTATGAGGTGGAAATTATCAATTATCGTCCGGGTTCTTTTTCATTTTGCCGGAGAGTATGTAATAAAATAAAGAGCATAAACTCATGGAAAGTATTAGCCGGATTATTCCGGGAGTATTTCCTGTCATGTTTACGGTCCGGTCATAGTCAAAAAAATAAGGACGTGGAGGATATCCTGACGGAGTTCGATCTTTTCAGGGAAAAATATCTCCATTTATCTTCGCCTGTTACTGAACAAAACATAGGAGAGTGGTGTGCTCAAAGATATGACGCTATTGTCGTCGGAAGTGATCAGGTCTGGACTTCTTTGTATGAAAAAAAATATATTTATTTTTTGGACTGGAAACCTGAATTTCCGGGAAAACGCATTAGCTATGCGGCTTGTTCGGCCCATGAATATGTCCGTAAAAAACAAGCGGACCTATTGTCTGTTTTGTTGGGTAAATTTGATTATTTGTCTGTCCGGGATATGACCACGGCCCGGTTGATAAAACAGATTACCGGCAAAGAGCCTGATATTGTTCCTGATCCTACCCTGATATATGATTTTAAAGAGTTTGTAACGGATATACCGGTACAGCCCTATATACTGACCTATATATTGGGAAGTGAGATTACCGGAGGTCATGAGGAAGCTCTGAAAAGGATAAAAGGAAAATACGGTTGTTTAAAGGTGATCTCCGTTCATCTTCCTCAGGGAAAAAATGATATCCGTTTTTATGCGGATGAAAATCATTATACAATCAGTCCTGAAAAATGGGTGGATCTCTTTGCCCATGCTTCATTTGTTTATACGGATTCTTTTCATGGTATCATGTTTGCGGTCAAATTTCATATTCCTTTTGTTGCTTATTATGCAAATCTTATCCGGGCTTCACGTTTGCTTGATTTGAAGGAGCGTTGTTCTGTTTCCAATATTATAAACCGTACGGCCGATATAACGGAGGCGAATATGAAAGCAGTTGAATTTGATGATCTGAAAGTGGATTTTGATAAGCTGTTAAAAGTTGACTGA
- a CDS encoding glycosyltransferase family 2 protein: MVTIFTPTYNRAYIIGKLYGSLLEQTDRNFEWLIVDDGSTDNTRELVGSFIREDRISIRYFRQENGGKHRAINRGVREAAGELFFIVDSDDQLTPETVARIVYHYETVREDKTFAGVCGLRAYFSGEKIGGESDFGILDCNALDYRFKYAIKGDMAEVFRTGILREYPFPEMEGEKFCPEGLIWNRIARKYRLRYFYEKIYLCDYLPDGLTAGIVKLRMKSPLTSMTYYSELYHSPIPFLQRMKAAANYWRFAFCSDRYFSAKIRQIGFCSLPFFPIGFLLHLKDKRS, translated from the coding sequence ATGGTTACAATTTTTACCCCCACTTATAACCGGGCATATATTATCGGTAAGCTGTACGGGAGTTTGCTGGAGCAAACCGACCGGAATTTTGAATGGCTGATCGTCGATGACGGGAGTACGGATAATACCCGGGAGCTGGTCGGTTCTTTTATCCGGGAAGACAGGATTTCTATCCGTTATTTCCGGCAGGAAAACGGAGGCAAACACCGGGCGATAAATCGCGGCGTACGGGAAGCCGCCGGGGAGTTGTTTTTTATTGTGGACAGTGACGACCAGTTGACGCCGGAAACTGTGGCACGGATTGTTTACCATTACGAAACGGTCCGGGAGGATAAAACCTTTGCCGGAGTATGCGGTTTGAGGGCCTACTTTTCCGGTGAAAAGATTGGAGGAGAGTCGGATTTTGGCATTCTGGACTGTAATGCATTGGATTATCGGTTTAAGTATGCGATCAAAGGGGATATGGCAGAAGTTTTCCGGACGGGAATATTACGGGAATATCCTTTTCCGGAAATGGAAGGAGAGAAATTTTGTCCGGAAGGCTTGATATGGAACCGAATCGCCCGGAAATACAGACTCAGGTATTTTTATGAAAAGATTTATTTGTGTGATTATCTGCCCGATGGTCTGACGGCCGGTATTGTAAAATTACGGATGAAAAGTCCGTTGACATCGATGACTTATTATAGTGAGTTATATCATAGTCCTATCCCTTTTCTGCAAAGGATGAAAGCAGCTGCGAATTATTGGAGGTTTGCATTTTGCTCGGATCGTTATTTTTCTGCTAAGATCAGACAAATCGGTTTTTGTTCTTTGCCCTTCTTTCCCATTGGTTTTTTGTTACACTTGAAAGATAAGCGTTCATGA
- a CDS encoding type II toxin-antitoxin system RelE/ParE family toxin, giving the protein MEINWTPQAIDSLIETIHFIHDHLGNNVARKIRLMIEKKVGLLAENSLLGKVAEEYAFNQTEFRFLIINKKCKVFYFINDGCVHIVLVWDNRQDIIGLKKLLNEKD; this is encoded by the coding sequence ATGGAAATAAACTGGACTCCGCAGGCTATTGACAGTTTGATAGAAACGATACATTTTATTCACGATCATTTGGGAAATAACGTTGCCCGTAAAATTCGTTTGATGATAGAAAAAAAGGTGGGGTTACTTGCAGAAAATTCATTGTTAGGGAAAGTGGCAGAGGAATATGCATTCAATCAAACGGAATTCCGTTTTCTGATAATTAATAAAAAATGTAAGGTGTTTTATTTTATAAATGATGGTTGTGTACATATTGTTTTGGTATGGGATAATCGTCAGGATATTATCGGTTTAAAGAAGTTGTTGAATGAAAAAGATTAA
- the asnB gene encoding asparagine synthase (glutamine-hydrolyzing) yields MCAIAGIFSKSEGVDKQELERMCERMKLRGPDRGGLYAGKQVGLGHRRLSIIDLSTGDQPMFSPDRSVVIVFNGEIYNFRELRQKLEAQGQVFVTQSDTEVILNGYRLYGMEGILRQLEGMFAFALYDTVSGDFYLARDKFGEKPLFVREEEGKVSFASELKAFAPGLERFHLDTEALNYFLTLSYIPAPYTIYREIRKLMPGVYWKITHDGDRKIYRYYHLAEQFSGEKEQLSFEEAKQELRERLTESVRRRMIADVPMGAFLSGGIDSSIVCAIMSRISEEPVRTFSIGFQEKDYDESDRARLVAEHIKSCHRQYTLDYRDVVKELDDLILYYDEPFGDSSAIPSFYVARLARKEVKVVLTGDCADEVFAGYEKYLGHYYAERFRRLPRWIQAVIRRAVEWLPYNRFTNNILRKAGKVIENAGLEDFDLYYNLMSLGFRDDERTRLLCPGVFHDIKPEIRARYDVLQGGPVLTREQLTDVQVVLEGDMFVKVDRACMKSSLENRAPFIDSGIVELAFRLPPDYKLKGRNKKYILKEAFKDLLPRKTFSFSKRGFGVPVDYWFRNELKDELKALLDKELIERQGIFRYGEVQRLLTEHLCGRKNHKIKLWNLYVFQKWYLNQSKA; encoded by the coding sequence ATGTGTGCAATTGCCGGAATATTCAGTAAAAGTGAGGGAGTGGATAAGCAGGAACTGGAACGGATGTGCGAGCGGATGAAGTTGCGGGGGCCGGACCGGGGAGGGCTTTACGCGGGAAAGCAGGTCGGGCTGGGGCATCGCCGTTTATCGATTATTGATTTAAGCACGGGCGATCAGCCTATGTTTTCGCCCGACCGGAGCGTGGTGATCGTTTTTAACGGGGAGATTTATAACTTCCGGGAGTTGCGGCAAAAATTGGAAGCGCAAGGGCAGGTGTTTGTGACACAGAGTGATACGGAAGTAATTCTGAACGGTTACAGGCTTTATGGCATGGAGGGGATTCTCCGGCAACTGGAAGGTATGTTTGCTTTTGCTTTGTATGATACGGTTAGCGGAGATTTCTATCTGGCCCGGGATAAATTCGGGGAAAAGCCTTTGTTTGTGCGGGAGGAAGAAGGGAAGGTGAGTTTTGCTTCGGAACTGAAAGCCTTTGCTCCCGGTTTGGAGCGTTTTCATCTGGATACGGAAGCTTTGAATTATTTTCTGACACTGAGTTATATTCCTGCTCCTTATACGATTTACCGGGAAATCCGGAAACTGATGCCGGGCGTGTACTGGAAGATTACGCACGACGGAGACCGGAAGATTTATCGCTATTATCATCTTGCGGAGCAGTTTTCCGGGGAAAAAGAGCAGCTTTCTTTCGAAGAAGCGAAACAGGAGCTGAGGGAACGGCTGACAGAATCGGTCAGGCGGAGAATGATTGCTGATGTACCGATGGGGGCTTTTCTGAGCGGGGGAATAGATTCGAGCATTGTTTGTGCGATTATGAGCCGGATTTCGGAGGAACCCGTCCGCACTTTTTCCATCGGATTTCAGGAAAAGGATTATGATGAGAGTGACAGGGCCAGATTGGTGGCGGAACACATCAAATCCTGTCACCGGCAGTATACCCTGGATTACAGGGATGTGGTAAAGGAACTGGACGACCTGATTCTGTATTATGATGAGCCGTTCGGGGATTCGTCGGCCATCCCTTCTTTTTACGTGGCCCGTCTGGCCCGGAAAGAGGTAAAAGTGGTATTGACGGGGGATTGTGCGGATGAGGTGTTTGCCGGATATGAAAAGTATCTGGGACATTACTATGCGGAACGTTTCCGCCGCTTGCCCCGCTGGATTCAGGCTGTGATCCGCCGGGCCGTAGAATGGTTGCCTTACAACCGGTTTACGAACAATATATTGCGCAAGGCTGGTAAGGTCATAGAGAATGCGGGTCTGGAAGATTTTGATTTGTATTACAACCTGATGTCTCTGGGTTTCCGGGACGATGAACGTACAAGGCTGCTTTGTCCGGGCGTTTTCCACGACATTAAGCCGGAAATCAGGGCAAGATATGATGTTTTGCAGGGAGGTCCCGTATTGACCCGTGAGCAATTGACCGATGTGCAGGTCGTGCTGGAAGGGGATATGTTTGTGAAAGTCGACCGCGCCTGTATGAAGAGTTCCCTTGAAAACCGGGCTCCGTTTATCGATTCCGGAATTGTGGAACTGGCTTTCCGTCTGCCGCCGGATTACAAACTGAAAGGAAGGAATAAAAAATACATTCTGAAGGAAGCCTTTAAAGATCTGCTTCCCCGGAAGACTTTTTCTTTTTCAAAACGGGGATTCGGTGTGCCGGTCGATTACTGGTTCAGAAATGAGTTAAAGGATGAACTGAAAGCTTTACTGGACAAAGAACTTATTGAACGGCAGGGCATATTCCGGTATGGGGAAGTGCAGCGGTTGTTGACCGAGCACCTTTGCGGCCGGAAAAACCATAAAATAAAACTCTGGAATCTTTATGTGTTCCAGAAATGGTATTTAAATCAGAGTAAAGCATAA
- a CDS encoding EpsG family protein codes for MIPYILILLLLCLGLFYELYLPSARQGMVSFQHRAVYFFLVSAVALMTGFRDMIGGYDVYIYAWFFDEIPAIDNLFPWSAGDPSVYFRFEPGYLLLNSVIKFFCADAYFYFFTVALLTYFLIGKAFRRYPFFVFAFFLFFAKFFIVGFVYTRQFIAMGIVWWSLRFLEENRKNVFLVFLLLATTIHYSAFVVFPMYFLANRRFSGKFLGIVFVVALVLGVSPFIKWAMASVNHFLMLDKLDGYAEAAQDPFHIPYFIETSLVVAGVLYYRKRIYADKKYIVLLNMLVLYSVFSYLTLRDAGVIRFIWYYFIGYAVLVPVMLFRFVRYKELILLFVLIYFSFVYFRNVIVRDDGNFIPYKAVFMDTHREDKFR; via the coding sequence ATGATTCCCTATATTTTGATTTTGTTGCTGTTGTGTTTGGGGCTTTTTTATGAATTATATCTGCCTTCTGCCCGGCAAGGTATGGTCAGCTTCCAGCATAGAGCGGTTTATTTCTTTCTGGTTTCGGCTGTGGCTCTGATGACCGGGTTCAGGGACATGATAGGCGGGTATGACGTTTATATCTATGCCTGGTTTTTTGACGAAATTCCGGCGATAGATAACTTGTTCCCCTGGTCGGCAGGAGATCCCTCTGTTTATTTTCGTTTTGAACCCGGATATTTGCTTTTAAATTCGGTGATTAAGTTTTTTTGTGCGGATGCGTATTTTTATTTTTTTACGGTTGCCTTGCTGACTTACTTTTTGATAGGGAAAGCTTTCCGGAGGTATCCTTTTTTTGTGTTCGCTTTTTTCCTGTTTTTTGCCAAATTCTTTATTGTGGGTTTTGTTTATACCCGGCAGTTTATAGCCATGGGGATCGTATGGTGGAGTCTTCGTTTTCTGGAAGAAAACCGGAAAAATGTGTTTTTGGTTTTTCTGTTACTGGCAACGACTATTCATTACAGTGCTTTCGTCGTGTTTCCGATGTATTTTCTGGCAAACCGGCGATTTTCCGGCAAATTCCTGGGCATTGTATTTGTTGTTGCATTGGTCTTGGGTGTTTCGCCCTTTATCAAATGGGCGATGGCTTCGGTGAATCATTTTTTGATGCTGGATAAGCTTGACGGATATGCAGAAGCAGCCCAGGATCCGTTTCATATCCCCTATTTTATAGAAACGTCTTTGGTGGTGGCCGGGGTGCTTTACTATCGTAAAAGGATATATGCCGATAAAAAATATATCGTGTTACTGAATATGTTGGTATTGTATTCGGTATTCTCTTATCTGACGTTGCGGGATGCAGGCGTGATACGCTTTATCTGGTATTACTTTATCGGTTATGCGGTTTTGGTGCCTGTTATGTTGTTCCGTTTTGTCCGCTATAAAGAATTGATTTTGCTGTTTGTACTGATCTATTTTTCTTTTGTGTATTTCAGGAATGTCATCGTCCGGGATGACGGAAATTTTATTCCCTATAAGGCGGTATTTATGGATACTCACCGGGAAGATAAATTCAGATGA